A single window of Thiomicrorhabdus immobilis DNA harbors:
- a CDS encoding sensor domain-containing diguanylate cyclase, whose protein sequence is MERIRSKSMFILIMLVVLTVLTVLLWQRYNSEVKQFSELQQTLMQQQAYQTAKDIKNQVNIYRNQMAAISLDPSWISNLSLFRDMTVLQKSMHDRLQLYFPNMYAFSIADDNGAQLGGDIELFVADVCQADISNLATMFNPQVPYFDYEPYIHPKDGAYHFDVMIPIFVQGKKLVFFMSFKANILTRILHEHIISEHRSFLVRKDIPDLIEVSDKHVRDELKRPFRLSESEVKRVAATAFVDNTRWKVVVVENSEIMNNFKYERFLDFIILFLILFMFWMAVAWLGLQHETRQGTLLSRLSHQSSHDALTGLVNRRQLAAEMASAIEDARALNTFSAILYMDLNGFKEINDEYGHDIGDALLVSFAHRLKYLARNHDVVARLGGDEFVVLLKNIGTTLEEVEKSVNDTLKRFEVKLDTHYRFKDLEQTINCQPSIGKAIIDNQDRTVEELLKIADYEMYEAKRSFHKYRENA, encoded by the coding sequence ATGGAGCGTATTCGCTCAAAATCGATGTTTATCTTGATTATGTTGGTCGTTTTGACGGTTCTGACAGTTTTGCTGTGGCAACGCTATAACTCTGAGGTGAAACAATTTTCTGAGCTCCAGCAGACCTTGATGCAACAACAGGCTTATCAAACGGCTAAAGATATCAAAAACCAAGTGAATATCTATCGAAATCAAATGGCGGCGATTAGCCTAGACCCGTCCTGGATATCCAATTTATCGCTATTTCGAGATATGACGGTTCTCCAAAAGAGTATGCATGACCGACTCCAGCTGTATTTCCCCAATATGTATGCGTTTTCCATCGCTGATGATAACGGTGCTCAATTAGGCGGGGATATTGAGCTGTTTGTAGCAGATGTGTGTCAGGCGGATATCTCTAATTTGGCAACGATGTTTAATCCCCAAGTACCTTATTTCGATTATGAACCTTATATTCATCCAAAAGACGGGGCTTATCACTTTGATGTCATGATTCCGATTTTTGTGCAGGGCAAAAAGTTGGTTTTTTTCATGAGTTTCAAAGCGAATATCTTAACCCGTATACTCCATGAGCATATCATCTCTGAGCATCGATCATTTTTGGTGCGAAAGGATATCCCAGATTTGATCGAGGTCAGCGACAAGCATGTCAGAGATGAACTTAAGCGTCCTTTCAGGTTGAGTGAGAGTGAAGTGAAAAGGGTTGCGGCAACGGCATTTGTTGATAATACGAGATGGAAGGTGGTGGTTGTCGAAAACTCAGAAATTATGAACAACTTCAAATATGAACGATTCTTGGATTTCATCATTCTCTTTCTTATTCTGTTTATGTTTTGGATGGCGGTTGCCTGGTTGGGTTTACAGCACGAAACTAGACAAGGGACTCTATTATCCAGGTTGTCCCATCAGTCTTCCCATGATGCTTTAACCGGTTTGGTTAATCGCCGTCAATTGGCCGCAGAGATGGCTAGCGCAATTGAGGACGCTCGTGCTTTAAATACCTTTAGCGCAATTCTATATATGGATTTGAATGGCTTTAAGGAAATCAATGATGAATATGGCCATGATATTGGCGATGCTTTATTGGTGAGTTTCGCACATCGCCTTAAATATCTGGCACGTAATCATGATGTGGTGGCAAGATTAGGTGGAGATGAGTTTGTGGTGTTATTAAAGAATATAGGAACCACTCTAGAGGAGGTTGAGAAGTCGGTAAATGACACTCTAAAGCGTTTTGAGGTTAAGCTTGACACACATTATCGTTTTAAAGATTTGGAACAAACGATAAACTGTCAACCAAGCATCGGTAAAGCAATTATTGATAACCAGGATAGAACGGTGGAAGAGTTGTTGAAAATAGCGGATTACGAGATGTATGAAGCGAAAAGAAGTTTTCATAAATACCGAGAGAATGCTTAA
- a CDS encoding sulfite oxidase heme-binding subunit YedZ produces MTTALKVFLFSLLCSLPAWDLAWRFLNDELGANPVEFLEHHTGDWTIYFLLLTLSITPIQKFFKPNWNRWLMPMHLVRRVLGLSAFGYALLHLATYLVFDMGLSLTDSVNDIIERPFILIGMVSLILLIPLAITSTASWQKRLKRHWQTLHKAIYTLTFLGILHYALLVKADLFQPLIYLSLFAILMLLRIRFDS; encoded by the coding sequence ATGACGACAGCCCTAAAAGTCTTCTTATTCAGCTTGTTGTGTAGTCTACCCGCTTGGGATTTAGCCTGGCGTTTTCTGAACGATGAACTCGGCGCCAACCCTGTGGAATTTCTAGAGCATCACACCGGAGATTGGACGATTTATTTTTTACTCTTAACCTTAAGCATCACCCCGATTCAAAAATTCTTTAAACCGAATTGGAATCGATGGCTTATGCCAATGCATCTAGTGAGAAGGGTTTTGGGTTTAAGTGCATTCGGGTATGCGTTATTACATTTGGCGACCTATTTGGTCTTTGATATGGGGCTTTCGTTGACAGATAGCGTCAACGACATCATTGAAAGACCGTTTATTTTGATTGGCATGGTTTCGTTGATACTGCTAATCCCGCTAGCGATAACATCAACAGCCAGCTGGCAAAAACGCCTAAAAAGGCATTGGCAAACGTTACATAAAGCGATTTACACCCTGACTTTTTTAGGGATTCTGCATTACGCTTTATTGGTAAAAGCCGACCTTTTCCAGCCTTTGATCTACCTAAGTTTATTCGCTATTCTAATGCTGCTCAGAATACGATTCGATTCTTGA
- the msrP gene encoding protein-methionine-sulfoxide reductase catalytic subunit MsrP, with translation MKLTENQVTDQNLYLNRRQFVKSLTAAGLLGTPFIANALDFSKNPDYQPRLKLTDPEHALHYNNFYELGTSKEDPFRNADKLNTDNWKVVIEGECSKPTTFDMDDLLKLEQEERIYRFRCVEGWSMVVPWIGFPLAKLLKQVQPTSKAKFVEFVSIEDSNLPGQRFRILDWPYREGLRMDEAMHPLTLMATGIYGEALPNQNGAPIRLVVPWKYGFKSSKSIVKIRLVEKQPFSSWMVATPSEYGFYSNVNPNVSHPRWSQAKERPLGSFFKQKTLMFNGYENEVAGLYKGMDLKKYF, from the coding sequence ATGAAACTGACAGAAAACCAAGTAACCGATCAAAATCTATACTTAAATCGTCGTCAATTTGTAAAAAGCTTAACGGCTGCAGGCCTGCTTGGGACGCCTTTTATCGCCAATGCATTGGACTTTTCAAAAAATCCAGACTATCAACCCCGTTTAAAACTTACCGACCCTGAGCACGCACTCCATTACAATAATTTTTACGAACTAGGCACCTCAAAAGAAGACCCTTTTCGGAATGCCGATAAATTAAACACCGACAACTGGAAAGTCGTTATTGAAGGGGAATGCAGTAAACCCACTACCTTTGATATGGATGACCTGCTTAAACTTGAACAAGAAGAGCGTATTTACCGTTTTCGCTGTGTAGAAGGTTGGTCAATGGTGGTTCCATGGATTGGCTTTCCTTTGGCAAAACTGTTAAAGCAGGTTCAACCCACAAGCAAAGCAAAATTTGTTGAATTTGTCAGTATTGAAGATTCCAATCTACCTGGACAACGTTTTAGAATTTTAGACTGGCCATACCGAGAAGGTTTACGTATGGACGAAGCCATGCACCCCTTAACCTTAATGGCTACCGGCATCTATGGTGAAGCATTACCAAACCAAAACGGCGCCCCTATACGGTTAGTGGTTCCATGGAAATATGGTTTTAAAAGCAGTAAATCCATTGTCAAAATTCGCCTAGTTGAGAAGCAACCGTTTAGTAGTTGGATGGTCGCAACCCCATCTGAATATGGTTTTTACTCGAATGTGAATCCCAATGTGTCACACCCAAGATGGTCGCAAGCCAAGGAGCGCCCCTTAGGCTCTTTCTTTAAACAAAAGACCTTGATGTTTAACGGTTATGAAAACGAAGTGGCAGGCCTTTATAAAGGCATGGATTTAAAAAAATACTTTTAA
- the argC gene encoding N-acetyl-gamma-glutamyl-phosphate reductase — protein MAKVKVGIVGGTGYTGVELLRLLANHPNAEVVAITSRSEAGMPVAEMFPNLRGFYDLAFSEPNPDVLKACDVVFFATPHGVAMSMTPDLVEAGVRVIDLAADFRINDLEVWEDWYGMSHGCPSIMDEVVYGLPEMFREKIKEARVIANPGCYPTAVQLGFQPLLKAGLVDIDHLIADAKSGISGAGRGAKVESLAAETSEGFKAYGINGHRHLPEIVQGLNAMVGGKVNLTFVPHLIPTIRGIEATLYGKLTKNVSQQELQELFENTYCEEPFVDVMPANSQPDTRLVKGSNMCRMAVYRPSGGDIVVVTSVIDNLVKGAAGQAVQNMNIMFDLEENAGLNHVALLP, from the coding sequence ATGGCAAAAGTAAAAGTAGGTATTGTTGGTGGTACGGGTTACACCGGTGTTGAATTGTTACGGCTGTTAGCAAACCATCCAAATGCAGAAGTTGTGGCAATCACTTCACGTAGCGAAGCAGGTATGCCTGTTGCAGAAATGTTTCCCAATTTACGTGGCTTTTACGATTTAGCTTTTTCGGAGCCTAATCCTGATGTGTTGAAAGCGTGTGATGTGGTGTTTTTCGCAACCCCGCATGGTGTGGCCATGAGCATGACTCCTGATTTGGTTGAAGCCGGAGTTAGGGTCATTGATTTGGCCGCAGACTTCAGGATCAACGATTTAGAGGTTTGGGAAGATTGGTATGGTATGTCACATGGTTGTCCTTCAATTATGGATGAAGTGGTATACGGTTTACCGGAGATGTTTCGTGAGAAAATCAAAGAAGCCCGCGTTATCGCCAATCCTGGTTGTTACCCCACTGCGGTTCAGCTAGGTTTTCAGCCTTTGTTGAAGGCCGGCCTGGTGGATATTGATCATTTGATTGCGGATGCTAAGTCGGGGATTAGTGGTGCAGGTCGAGGTGCAAAGGTAGAGTCTTTGGCTGCAGAGACCAGTGAGGGGTTCAAAGCGTACGGTATCAATGGACATCGTCATTTGCCTGAAATCGTACAAGGTTTAAATGCGATGGTTGGCGGTAAGGTGAATTTAACATTCGTTCCTCACTTGATTCCGACTATTCGCGGTATCGAAGCCACGTTATATGGAAAGTTGACCAAAAACGTCTCACAGCAAGAGTTACAGGAATTGTTTGAAAACACTTATTGTGAAGAACCTTTTGTCGATGTAATGCCTGCCAATAGTCAACCTGATACACGCCTGGTTAAGGGGTCCAATATGTGCCGCATGGCGGTGTATCGTCCCTCAGGCGGTGATATTGTAGTGGTCACTTCGGTGATTGATAACCTGGTAAAAGGTGCGGCAGGTCAGGCGGTGCAAAACATGAACATTATGTTTGATTTAGAAGAAAACGCCGGCCTAAATCACGTTGCATTGCTTCCATAA
- the erpA gene encoding iron-sulfur cluster insertion protein ErpA — protein MSDIPQPLDFTEAAARKVSGLIEDEQNPNLKLRVYITGGGCSGFSYGFTFDETQAEDDTVVSKDGVTLLVDSMSFQYLVGAKIDYLEDLQGARFVIENPNATTTCGCGSSFSV, from the coding sequence ATGTCTGATATTCCACAACCACTGGACTTTACCGAAGCTGCGGCACGTAAGGTGAGTGGGCTTATTGAAGATGAGCAAAATCCAAACTTGAAACTTAGAGTTTATATCACTGGTGGCGGTTGTTCGGGTTTCTCTTACGGCTTTACGTTTGATGAAACACAGGCAGAAGATGACACTGTGGTGAGCAAAGATGGCGTGACTTTATTGGTTGATTCGATGAGTTTTCAATATCTAGTCGGCGCTAAGATCGATTATTTAGAAGATCTTCAAGGTGCTCGATTTGTCATTGAAAACCCAAATGCAACCACCACTTGTGGTTGCGGTTCATCTTTTAGCGTTTAA
- a CDS encoding citrate synthase, translating to MQYIPGLAGVPATESKISYIDGQKGLLTYRGYDIQELAEFSSFEETTLLLLFGDLPTAEELEKFDTLLRNNRRVKYNIREIMKNLPPTTHPMHMLQVVVASLASFYPSTEYMKGASENQDYINSVTVKIIAHMGTLVANWEHMRNGYDPIEPRKDLNYAENFLYMVTGEEPDKDWARLLDAILILHAEHTINASTFTTMVTGSTLANPCSVISSAIASLSGPLHGGANQKVIEMLDEIGRPENARAYIEERLAKKRVIWGMGHREYKTKDPRATILQKLSLELLEKKSGNGELSLAFDTAMEVERVCEELLGHKGVYPNVDFYSGILYKEMGFDPGLFTPIFAVARSAGWMAHWREQLQNNKIFRPTQVYTGAGKACYIPVEKRGQGDNELL from the coding sequence ATGCAGTATATTCCAGGCCTGGCAGGTGTTCCAGCCACAGAATCTAAAATTTCTTATATCGACGGACAGAAAGGTTTACTGACTTACCGTGGATATGACATTCAAGAGTTGGCGGAGTTTTCTTCTTTTGAAGAAACTACGTTATTGCTTTTGTTTGGAGATTTGCCGACTGCAGAAGAGCTGGAAAAGTTTGATACCCTGTTAAGAAATAATCGACGTGTGAAATATAACATTCGTGAAATCATGAAGAATTTACCGCCGACAACGCATCCTATGCACATGTTGCAAGTGGTGGTGGCAAGTTTAGCGAGTTTTTACCCAAGCACCGAGTACATGAAAGGTGCTTCTGAAAACCAAGATTATATTAACTCGGTAACGGTAAAGATTATTGCCCATATGGGAACTTTGGTTGCCAACTGGGAGCATATGCGTAATGGTTATGACCCGATTGAGCCTCGTAAAGACCTGAATTATGCCGAAAACTTTTTGTATATGGTCACTGGTGAAGAGCCCGATAAAGATTGGGCTCGTCTGCTGGATGCAATCCTAATTCTGCATGCTGAGCATACCATCAATGCTTCCACGTTTACGACTATGGTTACCGGCTCTACCTTGGCCAATCCATGTTCGGTGATTTCATCGGCAATCGCTTCTCTATCCGGGCCTCTTCATGGTGGTGCAAACCAAAAAGTCATCGAGATGTTGGATGAAATTGGTAGACCAGAGAATGCGCGTGCCTATATTGAAGAGCGCTTGGCTAAAAAACGTGTGATTTGGGGAATGGGGCACCGTGAGTATAAAACCAAAGACCCACGTGCCACTATCCTGCAAAAGCTTTCCTTAGAGCTTCTAGAGAAAAAATCGGGCAACGGTGAATTGAGTTTGGCTTTTGATACGGCAATGGAAGTGGAAAGAGTATGTGAAGAGCTTCTAGGCCATAAAGGTGTTTATCCTAATGTCGATTTCTATTCGGGTATTTTGTATAAGGAGATGGGTTTTGACCCAGGCCTGTTCACTCCAATTTTTGCCGTAGCTCGTTCAGCTGGCTGGATGGCTCATTGGCGTGAGCAATTGCAGAACAATAAAATCTTTAGACCCACTCAGGTTTATACGGGTGCGGGCAAAGCCTGTTATATTCCGGTCGAAAAACGTGGTCAAGGCGATAATGAGTTGTTGTAA
- a CDS encoding anhydro-N-acetylmuramic acid kinase, giving the protein MAKQGYFIGLMSGTSADGVDAALIDTSNGQVKLLDFCSTELSHELKEDLLKLNQDSNIHLEKLCLLHKQVADAFIEATQNLLSRNRLNSSEITAIGSHGQTIYHAPQIPMTLQIGHPAFIAKQTGITTIGDFRTDDMALNGQGAPFAPAFHKALFSEENPSFAVNIGGIANISFLPGIDSALKVIGWDTGPGNALMDEICHSELNIHFDPAGENARRGKPNPTLLKTLLKHPYFSQTHPKSTGRDTFNNQWVNQIIQDAGIRLSSEDKLATFCELTAISIAQQIESVQRTDSELSAASLWVVGGGAYNDFLLERLQKHLPLYKVASSETIGVNPNAVEAMMCGWLAEQRILNKTVELAAVTGAKRDAVLGGIWHP; this is encoded by the coding sequence ATGGCCAAACAAGGCTATTTTATTGGCCTGATGTCAGGCACAAGTGCCGATGGTGTCGATGCGGCTTTGATAGATACCTCTAACGGCCAAGTTAAATTACTCGATTTCTGCTCTACCGAGCTTTCGCATGAACTTAAAGAGGACTTGTTAAAACTCAATCAAGACTCAAACATCCACCTTGAAAAGTTATGCCTATTGCACAAACAAGTTGCCGATGCCTTTATCGAAGCAACCCAAAATCTGCTTAGTAGAAATCGGCTCAATTCTTCAGAAATTACGGCCATAGGTAGTCATGGTCAGACAATTTACCATGCGCCGCAGATTCCAATGACACTGCAAATCGGCCACCCGGCTTTTATTGCCAAACAAACCGGCATCACCACCATTGGAGACTTCAGAACCGACGATATGGCTTTAAATGGTCAAGGGGCACCTTTTGCACCAGCATTTCATAAAGCGCTTTTCTCAGAAGAGAATCCAAGTTTTGCGGTCAATATCGGAGGCATCGCCAATATCAGTTTTTTGCCTGGCATTGATAGCGCACTTAAAGTGATAGGTTGGGATACCGGACCAGGTAATGCCTTAATGGATGAAATTTGCCATAGTGAATTGAATATCCATTTCGACCCTGCCGGAGAGAATGCGCGCCGAGGCAAACCCAACCCAACCCTATTAAAAACCTTGCTTAAACACCCGTATTTTTCACAAACGCACCCTAAAAGCACTGGACGTGATACCTTCAATAACCAATGGGTCAATCAAATAATCCAGGATGCCGGCATCCGCTTATCAAGCGAGGACAAACTCGCCACTTTTTGTGAATTAACGGCCATCAGCATTGCTCAACAAATAGAGAGTGTCCAACGAACCGATTCTGAACTTTCTGCAGCCAGCCTGTGGGTAGTCGGTGGTGGTGCTTATAACGATTTCTTACTAGAAAGACTGCAGAAGCATCTCCCTCTATACAAGGTAGCAAGCAGTGAAACCATAGGCGTTAATCCAAACGCCGTTGAAGCAATGATGTGCGGCTGGCTGGCTGAACAACGGATACTCAACAAGACCGTTGAGCTTGCTGCGGTAACGGGCGCGAAACGCGATGCCGTGCTTGGCGGAATATGGCATCCATAA
- a CDS encoding peptidoglycan DD-metalloendopeptidase family protein translates to MKNWLSASKITKLAISFVVLTTAISFLPTPSIANLPLETSSLPLPPIETNDDNQDVEKTKSAETNWQPHKIKIGKNDSLSTALDQAKVSATTTYNIGRLKNSNLITNLRVGDELTIWVDKDSELQKILYPKSRTLSYEVIKTDTGYQIQEKKSAIEIRTETAYGTIDGAFYLAAQRAGLSAKSIMQLADMFAWDIDFIRELRKGDTFKVIYETRYLNGEYLGDGDILAAQITTGGGTDVHSAFILRNNKEIIGFYNEQGKNLKKAFLRNPVDYVRITSKFNPKRFHPVLKKWRSHRGVDYGGPINTPIHVTGNGQIVQRGWANGYGNHIKVQHAGKYMTVYGHLNKFGKYKKGQFVKQGDVIGYMGKTGLATGVHLHYEFRINNKHVDPLKVKFPASGPIPKKYKALFKEQSHFLLTQLNRIDSNTHIARSFE, encoded by the coding sequence ATGAAGAACTGGCTATCAGCATCTAAAATTACCAAATTAGCAATCTCTTTTGTGGTTTTAACCACCGCGATTAGCTTCTTACCAACCCCCTCTATAGCCAACTTGCCGCTTGAAACCTCAAGCCTCCCCCTTCCACCGATTGAAACCAATGATGACAACCAAGACGTAGAGAAAACCAAATCAGCTGAAACTAATTGGCAACCTCATAAAATCAAAATCGGCAAGAACGATTCTTTAAGCACCGCTTTGGATCAAGCCAAAGTCAGTGCGACCACAACTTATAATATCGGACGTTTGAAAAACAGCAATCTAATCACCAATTTACGTGTTGGAGATGAGCTGACAATTTGGGTTGACAAAGATTCTGAATTACAAAAAATCCTCTATCCAAAAAGCCGAACCCTCTCCTACGAAGTGATCAAAACCGATACCGGTTACCAAATCCAGGAAAAAAAATCGGCCATAGAAATCCGTACCGAAACCGCTTATGGCACAATCGATGGTGCATTTTATCTAGCCGCCCAACGTGCAGGCTTAAGCGCAAAAAGCATCATGCAATTAGCCGACATGTTTGCCTGGGATATTGATTTTATTCGTGAATTACGCAAGGGCGATACATTTAAAGTTATCTATGAAACACGCTACCTTAATGGTGAATACCTAGGCGACGGCGACATATTGGCGGCTCAAATCACTACCGGTGGCGGAACAGATGTACACAGCGCGTTTATTCTAAGGAACAATAAAGAAATCATTGGCTTCTACAATGAACAAGGTAAAAACCTTAAAAAAGCCTTTTTACGCAACCCGGTTGACTATGTACGCATCACGTCGAAATTCAACCCGAAACGCTTCCACCCTGTCCTGAAGAAATGGCGCTCACACCGAGGTGTCGACTATGGTGGACCAATCAACACCCCGATTCACGTTACCGGAAACGGCCAAATTGTTCAACGCGGCTGGGCTAACGGTTACGGAAATCACATCAAAGTTCAACATGCTGGAAAATATATGACGGTATACGGCCACCTGAATAAATTTGGCAAATACAAAAAAGGCCAATTTGTTAAACAGGGTGATGTCATCGGTTACATGGGTAAAACAGGACTCGCTACAGGGGTGCATTTACACTATGAATTCCGCATCAACAACAAACACGTTGACCCTCTAAAAGTGAAATTCCCTGCTTCTGGCCCAATACCGAAAAAGTATAAAGCCCTGTTTAAGGAACAAAGCCATTTCTTATTGACACAACTTAACCGCATCGACAGCAATACACACATTGCAAGGAGCTTTGAATAA
- a CDS encoding sulfurtransferase TusA family protein, translated as MTTTTETQTEIITIDAKGLKCPMPVIKLQQQVRKSRPGETLKIACTDPGAEKDISSWCRVNKHTLVKAIKTDYGCELIVQVKMD; from the coding sequence ATGACAACAACCACAGAGACCCAAACCGAAATCATCACCATCGATGCAAAAGGCCTTAAATGCCCGATGCCGGTGATTAAACTCCAACAGCAGGTTCGTAAAAGCAGGCCTGGTGAAACCTTAAAAATCGCCTGTACTGACCCGGGAGCCGAGAAAGACATCTCAAGCTGGTGCAGAGTCAACAAACACACTCTGGTCAAAGCCATCAAAACCGATTATGGATGTGAGTTGATAGTTCAAGTAAAAATGGATTAA
- the glyQ gene encoding glycine--tRNA ligase subunit alpha, whose amino-acid sequence MSAQAATDIRTFQGLIQTLQAYWAEQGCVVMQPYDNEMGAGTFHPSTFLRAVGPEPWRAAYVQPCRRPTDGRYGENPNRLQHYYQFQVMLKPSPDNIQELYLNSLKVMGVDPLEHDIRFVEDNWESPTLGAWGLGWEVWMNGMEVTQFTYFQQVGGLECRPVTGEITYGLERIAMYLQGVDSVYDLTWVDGPAGKVTYGDVFHQNEVEMSTYNFEKADTDILFRTFDECEQIFAKLVEDKLPLPAYEQVLKASHAFNMLDARHAISVTERARFIGRVRTMAKQIAESYYEGREALGFPLVKKEAK is encoded by the coding sequence GTGTCGGCACAAGCAGCAACAGATATTCGTACGTTTCAAGGGTTGATACAAACCCTTCAAGCCTATTGGGCAGAACAAGGTTGTGTGGTCATGCAACCTTACGACAATGAAATGGGAGCGGGGACGTTTCACCCATCTACATTCTTAAGAGCGGTTGGCCCAGAGCCGTGGCGTGCTGCTTATGTTCAGCCTTGTCGCCGTCCAACAGATGGTCGTTACGGAGAGAACCCTAACCGATTACAGCATTACTACCAGTTTCAGGTTATGTTGAAGCCATCTCCAGATAATATTCAAGAGTTGTACTTAAACTCTTTGAAAGTGATGGGTGTCGATCCTTTGGAGCATGATATCCGTTTTGTGGAAGATAACTGGGAATCGCCTACTTTAGGAGCTTGGGGCTTAGGTTGGGAAGTTTGGATGAACGGTATGGAAGTGACCCAGTTCACCTACTTCCAGCAAGTCGGTGGTTTGGAGTGCCGTCCGGTCACGGGTGAAATCACTTACGGTTTAGAACGTATCGCCATGTACCTACAAGGTGTGGATTCAGTGTATGACTTGACTTGGGTCGATGGCCCTGCAGGTAAAGTCACTTATGGTGATGTGTTTCACCAAAATGAAGTGGAAATGTCGACCTATAACTTTGAAAAAGCCGATACCGATATTCTGTTCAGAACCTTCGATGAGTGTGAGCAAATCTTTGCCAAGTTGGTCGAGGATAAACTGCCATTGCCAGCTTACGAGCAGGTGTTGAAAGCGTCACATGCATTCAATATGCTTGATGCTCGTCACGCTATCAGTGTGACGGAACGTGCCCGTTTTATCGGGCGTGTGCGTACCATGGCAAAACAGATTGCCGAATCCTATTATGAAGGGCGTGAAGCGCTTGGGTTCCCGTTAGTTAAAAAGGAGGCTAAATAA